DNA from Oncorhynchus masou masou isolate Uvic2021 chromosome 5, UVic_Omas_1.1, whole genome shotgun sequence:
GATGGGAGGGTGTTGATGTTTTGTAACCAGTTATCGAGGTCTCTGTCTGTGTAGAGATCGTAGTACTGGAGTTGCATGAGTGGGAGCGTGTATTTGTACTAAACGTAGCCTACTGTGTCTCTGAGGATGATATGTACGCCAGCACGCACGTACCTCGTCCAGTTTCTCTGTCTGAGACTTCAGTCTGCacatgttcaccgatatatcccCGTTCTCCTCCTCTAGCTGTTGGACTCTGTAGGGGAAGAAGAGGAAACACATCATTCATCCATgtttaatatactgtatgtcctgGTTATTCAAAACAAGGCAACTAACAAAGAGAAATGGACATTAGCAGTACAGCAGACCTCAAGGTCTGGATTCAGTATCTAGCTCAAGGCCTAATCTATGGTATCTACCTAGCGTTATGgactacactcttagaagaaaGGGTTCTTAGGATGTTCCCATAGGAGAagcctttttgattccaggtagaacacttttgggttcaatgtagaaccctctgtggaaatgattctacatggaacccaaagggttctcctatggggacagccaaagaacccttttaagtTATAGATAGCACCTTTGTGTACACGCATACATGTAAATATGAGTATCTACGATGCAGTGTATAAATGATTGAagtaagtgtgtttgtgtgtgtgataccGGTTGAGTAGCAGCTCTAGCTCAGTGTTcttgtctctctccatcctgctGTAGGCCTCACGGTGTcgtctctgctcctcctctgtgTTCTGCTCTGCCCGCGCCTCCTGGTCCTTCAACTGCTCCTCCAACTCGTGGACCCtatgagtgacacacacacacacgcatgcacacacacacacatacagaaacagtAGCATAAATGAGATATGCAAACAAAATGCTCACACGTTCattcttaaatatatatatatatatatatatgtgtgtgtgtgtgtgagcattttTTTGCATATCTCATTTATGCTaatgtttctgtatgtgtgtgtgcattcgtacatgtgtttgtgtgtatctaagtgtgtgtgtgtgtgtgtgggtgggcatGCATGCGTGCGTGTAAATCTCCTACCTGTGAACCAGCTGTGTGTTCTCCTGCTTTAGCTTGGACTTGAGATCTCCGTTCATCAGTGTGTCATTCTCCAACTCTGCTACCTTCTTCTCTAGGTAACTCacctgtgtgtgggagagagagggagagatagagaagggggggggtgagagagggtgagagagagtgaaagagagagagggtaagagatgTTGTTATATCATTCATTCATCCAATGTCCTTACTCCAGCCAGCACAATCAGCAACAAGCTCTGTCAGAGCCATTCAGCTCGATTCACAGCAGAACACCTCttgacagtagcagccaatgcaATCAATTTCACAATCAGTATCCCATCAAGTTTCACCTTAATATAATGGAGTGAATGTAGTGGAACGGTCACAGATAGAGACAGGCACAATAAATGGTAGTCCCTTCCATAGAATTAAACAGAACACAACATATCTCTGCGGTACCTTCTCAGTGATGTCGATGTCACAGGAGTCGATGCTGTCTCGGAACAGGTCCTCCGTGCTGCCGTTGCTGCTGCTGAAGTTACTGGTGTGGAGGAGCTgcctgcagacagagagagagaggaagagagaggaagaggctgtTATACAAGACTTGAAGAAAAAATAACAATCAAATCTCTCCCAACTGTGGTAGTCCTAGAGCTATCCTTTTTTAGCTTCACCCTATAGGGCATCAATCTGAGCTTTACTGCTGAACCATaatgctactgtgtgtgtgtgtgtgtatgtccactCCTGCAGAGAGAATGCTGCAGGATAGGATGTAAAAGGGACTATAAGCAAAAGGGCTGTGCCAGTGGGGGAGctgatcacacacacatgcacacatcacacacatcacacactattacactacaaagacacacaggcatgcatgcccatatatacacacacgcgcacactcacacacacagtggcatTCAAACTGCCACCACATCTAGCCCCACTCTAACTAATGGAATGGCTTCACACCAGCCTCCATTACAGAGACTATTCATcaataagaggaggaggagaaagggagagaaagagtaagggaggagaggaggagaggtagagagtaggGAAGGTAGAGAgtagaatagagggagagagggagagagtagaagagagggcgtgagtagagagagggagagagtagaagagagggcgagagtagaagagagggcaagagtagagagagggagagagtagaagagagggcGAGAGTAGAAGAGAGGGCGAGAGTAGAAGAGAGGGCGAGAGTAGAAGAGAGGGCGAGAGTAGAAGATAgggtgagagtagagagaggagagagtagaagagagggtgagagtagagagaggagagagtagaagagagggcgagagtagaagagagggcaagagtagagagagggagagagtagaagagagggcgagagtagagagagggagagagtagaagagagggcgagagtagaagagagggcgagagtagagagaggagagtagaagagagggcgagagtagagagaggagagagtagaagagagggcaagagtagagagagggagagagtagaagagagggcgagagtagaagagagggcgagagtagacgagaggagagagtagagagtagaagagagagcgagagtagaagagggagagagtagagagagggcaagagtagaagagagggcgagagtagagagaggagagagtagaagagagggagagagtagaagtgagggagagagtagagagggaaagagtagaagagagggagagagtagaagagagggagagagtagagagaggagagtagaagagagggagagagttatcGGACAAGAAAAAGGAAAAGAGTAGAGAGGTTGGGGAGAACAGTATGCACATAGATCAGTGCTGGCAGGCCAATCTCTCTTTGTCAGTTTAATTCACAATCTAGAGGGAAGTAGGacaaaaccctagacactgtACATTGACCACAATGAATGGATATTTACATGATAGGTAAGCTATACAAAACCTTGAAAAGAGCCTATATAACTGACAATCTCTTAGAAAAAAATTAACTATTGGAACCAAGAACTGATATTGGCACAATATGGAGGGAATGTTGGAACCTAACTAACAAAATTACAATTAACTAAAATGTACGCTTAATCCAGTATGAACTAATGTACAAAATTCAaaaattctacagcacaacagCAGATTCATGtatgtcttaagtgtaaaactaactATGAATCaataatccatgccttctggTAAGGTATGGGCGGAGTtgaaagttggctgtcagaaaTATTACAttgtaaatgtacttttaatccgtttgtctgcatatttcaagacatggcaaaTGGGGGTGTAGTGAGATACCCGATGGGTTGGGACGATACTTTTCTCGTCAATCATCTTGAAAAAACGAATACTTAAAAAAACTCAAAATCAACAAAACCTCTGTTgttaacacaatggaaaggtcaaatgctttgttatctaaatgttgaaagtgtgtgggcgacagagagaaagaaacaagaTGATGCCGATTGAGGCCATGTGGCGGAGAGTGATGCGGGCGCTTGAGATGGGGGTGTCAGTCAgcatgtgggtctgggcaggtgtgatgtagttgatgtttgTGTGATGTTGTCGTTTGTATGTGTATTGTAAAACAACCTATAATAATGCCTCCACTGCATTGTATTCAGGTACACTTGTATGTTGAACACAGTGCCCTTGCTTCAATGTGTACAAACAAgcatcttcatttgatcaccccgTTGATCAATTTCCTTCATTTGCCCATATTTCCCATTGCTGCAggtttattttcctgctgtgagaaactggtcaaattaacaTCTGTACACAGTAGTAACTATAGTAGTAAAGTGAACAcagaagaggtagagaggttcaGTATACCTAAACCATTACCATATTACTTAGGAAGAATTACCTAGACACCAGTCAAATACACTGGCTGACATGATGATCACATGACTAACGGACTGGAACAATAAGGAAATGGCCAACATGCAAAAAcaaacacagtaaacacacacacacatatggagaCGTGACCGACCTGCCAAAGGCTGTGCTGGAGATTTTCCTATTGGGGCtggagaaaaagagacagagaacaTCCCAGTTAGTCTTTATCCTTGTCAGAAGACATGGATATGTCTAGAGACATTAGTTTATTAGTTATAACAGTGAATTATAGATAGAACAGCTAATTGCTGTTTGATTGGTATTAAGGTAGTATTGTAAATCAGTATTTTGCacaagaggagaaagagagtgtgtgtttcaaatagcaccatgttccctatagtatatagtgcactacttttgaccagaaccctataagccctggtcaatagtagtgccaTATAAGCCCTGGTGAATAGTAGAGCCCtacagggaaaagggtgccatttaaaACACAACCAGAGAGTATGGCATGAAGGGCATGTCAATGTTCATGAAATAACTCTCCCTGAGGGTGCCGCTGGGAACAGTAGTTTTGTGGGTTCAGCAATAGTTCTGACTCAAAGCTTTGTGTCTGCTTCACCATTAAATCAAAGAgagaaatctctctctcacacacacacacacacacacacacacacacacacacacacacacacacacacacacacacacacacacacacacacacacacacacaggtatgagAGTACACCTTATGCACACACAAatgcacgtgcgcacacacattTATGCCATATCAAGCATCTCCCCAGACTGACTGCATGCTGACGGGGCATCTtcttctgtctcctcctgtccctccttcaAGGATTGATCTTGTCAAGTCTTCCATCTCTCTGCCAGCAACACTTCACTCGCAGCGACTCTGCATCATCCATCTTTGCTTTAACTTATCCTTCTCCGACAAACCCTCTCTGTCACTTTTTCCTCCTCTGCATGCCCATTCACCTATTTATCATTCCAcgttctctcacctccctcctctccctcttccttctcactttctctctcccacccccattccccctctcccctccccatcctctctccctctctctcttccttctcactttctctctcccacccccattccccctctcccctccccatcctctctccgtctctctcttccttctcactttctctctcccacccccattccccctcttccctccccatcctctctccctctctctcttccttctcactttctctctcccactcccattccccctctcccctccccatcctctctccctctcctccctttactATTCCCCCTTTCTTTACTTGCTCTCCTGCGAAAGGTAGAGGTCTGACTAATTACTGTTAGCCCAGGTATTCATCTCAGTAGAGAGTAACCTTTTCAGTCAGAAGAACTGCAGAGTCAGCAGAGACAGAGCTGTAGTTGAAGGGAAGACAAAACCATTCCAGAGTCCTCACCACTTCATTACATTCATTACCGAGTTCTCCAGCCCAGGGCCACTACTGCTATAGCTTACATATAGTAGGGGTGCAGGTGTGTGcgtgtcttggtgtgtgtgtgtgtgtgtctgtgtacaagAGAGTGCAAATCTATATAAGTAAGTTCTATGTGAGATGTGAGTGTTTCAGTCAGTGTGTGTTCATCAAAGAAGGTGTGGGTGCGTTAGTTTACAGAGGAAGTGATTCAATCCATAAAGATCACACAGGATAACGTGTCTGAAAATAGACCGCCTACAACTCTCACTGTACACACGCTGATGATGTGGGTCGATGAATGGTGGTGACCCATTCTGACATTTGGGGATTTATGTAACaagttgtgcgtgtgtgtgtgtgtgtttgtgtgtgtgtgtgtgtgtgtgtgtgtgtgtgtgtgtgtgtgtgggcggggaCAAGACATTTAAGCTCTTGGTGACATCATCAAAATAAATAGCAGGTCACTATGACAGTATTATCTAACCTATCTTACCTACAGTACAATAGTCAGTCAGGGTAAACGTAGTGGACAGTAGAAGTGTGTCACTTCCCTGAATTAATGACCAGGTTTATTTTCTGTGAGAACACATCTCATTCTCAGAGCCAGGAGTTTAACTGTCCACGTGATCTGACATGACCAAAATCCTGTGCCCGTTCCACCTACTcagctgggctctgggctcttACGTGTAATGGTGTCGGTgggtgtcctgtcctgtgttaccTGTTGGCTTTGAGGTTCTTCAGCCTGGCCTCCAGGTCGTTGAGTAGGTTGACCTTCTTACAGCACTGGGAACAGTACACGTCCATCATCTCATTGTTGTACAGGTGGCGTGTCTTCCTGGGGCTCTGGCcagcactacagacacaggtgaagacaaagagttagagacagaatatacacacacacacacagtaaaatcAGATTTAATAAACAgatacaggcacacacatacacaaacacatatgATAACTAATGCACtagacacaaacatacacatggattttgtgttgtaaatatgtggtagtagagtagtggcctgagggaataCGCTTAATGTGTTACGAAATCTGTTgtgaaatgtaatgtaaatgttaattgTATACAACTGCTTTAATTTTGCTGGacgccaggaagagtagctgctgccatggcaGGAACTACTGGGATCATCataaatacaaatatacaaatacagtagacacacaaacacattacttGCACgtacaaacacccacacacacacacacacacacacacaactgtctaGGTTTACTACACGTTAACATGGAGTTCACATAACACACTATTTCCCATGGAAacgtacacaaccatctacaaaTATCATAAAGCTCTATTCTAAACTCAGAAGTAGGACAGAAATAAGTCCATAGTAATGAGTTTAGGTACTTGATATTCGGAGCAGGACCAAGGAAGCTGAATAGTGTTGGGAGTAAATCCTCCTTCAAAACAGCTCTATAGATGAATTTTAATCAAGAGAGGCCCTGGGGGCCATATAGGCTACgtctccaatggcaccctattccctttatagtgcactaattctgaccagggccaataggtcTCTGTTCAAAAGTAGCGCAATATGTTGGTAATAGGGTACATTGGGACACCATCACACTCAGTTCCAGTCAAGAGTAAAAACTAATGAGTTTGGTAAGTGAGGCTCTGAGAGAATAGAAAGGCAGCCTGAAgtgggcatacacacacacacacacacacacacacacacacacacacacacacacacacacacacacacacacacacacacacacacacacacactaggggaTTAAGAGGGTCACAGACTTACAGGACAGGGGGTATGAGACTTGACAGGGGGTGTTTTGTGAAAATATAACATTATGCTCAGTGGGGTTCAGTAAGTCATCACCACTTGGATCTGAAATGGTTCAAACTCTTAgttctgtgtgtttgtattcTGGGTTGGGTGATGCTGTGCATGCACTTGTCATCTTTTCGTTGCACAGTGTTATGCAGATTTCTCTAGTTGATCAGTTGGCCTTTCTGGGTCACATGATGTTTGACAGGTAATGAATCATCTTCGTGTTTGTGTTTCTGTCTTATATCATTTCACACAGTTTTGATCGTGTATACGTTTGTATTTCTCGTTGCATATGGTGTTCCCCAATTTTCTGTGGATGTTGTAATGATACTCTATGTAatagtgtgtctgtgtatgaGTGCGTCAGGGTCTCCTCTTACCTGGAGGGTACAGAGGAGCCCAGGTCAGAGTAGCCGTTGGTGCGCGTCTCGTCCTCGGGGCAGGGGCTGCTGGGAGTGTAGTCCacgtcctctccctctccgtagTCCTCAAACTGCTCCTCGTTCAGAGAGGCAGAGGAACGCGTCGACAGGTCAGAGGTCACCGATGGGTTTAGCTGACTGCACCTGCAAAAACAGGAAGTAGACTTTCAGGAAGTAACATTCAATAAGTTTAAAGTGTCGTAGTGAAAAAAAGACACAATGTACATTCATTTTTCAATTATAAGGGTGGCTATTCAAATTCTGACAGTGCAGATTTTTTTATAGGATTGCAAATGATATATTTCACATGAGGTAGATGAGTTACATGTACATGAACAAGTCTAATCTCTACAGTTCTTTTATAAAGAGAGTTCACTTATAAAGACACCATATGTTCAACACCACACAAAGACTAACAACTAACTTGTCTCCAGGAAAGAAAAGTCCTCCCAGTCCATCCTCCttgtctcctctactcctcccccctTCAGAGACATCTGATCCTGGGTTGCTCTCCACAGCACTGTCCATGTctaactctgccctctctctgccctccacctctcctttctcctctccctctgggaATAGATGGCACCCAGGCTCTGGGTTAAGGGACACCCGCGTGCACATGAGGACCGGATGTGCAAGGGCTTTGTCAACACgctgtagagcgagagagagagagatgtgatatattaggatccccattagctgacgccaatggagacagctagtcttactggggtctgaaACATAACGAaaaacacattacagacaaaagatTTTAACATTTACATACAGAGAGGGAGTGATGTAAGCAgggaaggtacacacacacacaggcatgtgcacacacacacacacacacacacacactcactcactcactcactcacacacacacacacacacacacacacacacacacacacacacacacacacacacacacacacacacacacacacacacacacacacacatttttgtgcagtcaacagaactACAGGACTATGCAAATAGTACTCTCAGACCTATTGATAGCGTCTAACACTGATAGACATGTTATTAGGGTTTCAGCAAAGGTTACATGTTGGTTGTGAACAGTGAGCTCAAACCTGAAATCCAAGTGCTAGAACTAGTGCTCAAAATGAGGTCTTAACTCATACAAGGTGTTAAGTAAAACACTAAAGGGATTTAAATAATGCTTGTGGATTCCTTCATTGTGGGAAAACTCTGGGGGTCACAGAAGGTCATGGAGGGTATTGAGTTGGGGTCAAAGGTCATGAGACTGGTCATTCAGTTTCACTCTAACAGCTCTAATCCAGTCTCATGGTAATAGAGTAAAGAACGACCGATAACAGATAATCAGCCGAGCCGATATATTGGACCAATATTGGCCTTTTCTAGTCTATCGACTATCGGCCATTATCTATCGGCTTAGCCAATAGTCCCTTCTACATAGCAAAGCTGCTGCTACGCTAGCCACCACTCACTGCCTGAGCCACGAGCACTGCACAATGCAGAGGAATGTCTAGCTGGGAAAGTCAGCCGCAGCAAACTAGCTCATTCTCCAACAGAAAGGTGCAGTATTGAGAAATGGATAAATTGACACAGTGACCAAAATCAAACTCCTGTTGCAAATATTATTTTAGTTAATTCACTAATAATAAGGCTTGTGTCGACGTGGTTAAATGATTGTGGTAATAGGGAAAGAAAGAAGTGTTTTAAAATGCCTAAATAAAGGTTGGCAATAGGTTTAGCTACCTAAGAATATTCCTGCATATTTAATGTGTATGGACCAAGAAAGCTATagatctgtcacgccctgaccttagagagcctttttatttctctatttggttaggtcagggtgtgatttgggtgggcattctagttttctatttctttgttggccgggtatggatcccaatcagaggcagctgtctatcgttgtctctgattgggaatcatacttaggcagcctgttttccaccctatgttgtgggatcttgtttttgcacaGTAGCTGTATAACCCTGCAGAACTTTATTTTAGTTtatctttttttgtgtgtgtgtgtccattctaAAATAAATAAGATGTTCACTTTCCACGCGGTGCTTTGGTCTCATTCCGACGACGGACGCAACAAGATCATCACGTCTTTGTGCGTTCTCACGTCTCAAACTATTGGCAGATTTGAGTCATTCAGACAGAACGTGCTTGGTCGTTTCATATTTTTTCCTACGCTTGCTATCcttgttagatattatgcacattTATGGCTTGGCAGCAAATCTCATGGCCATTGAGCTAGTTCTCATAGTAGCAGTTAACATTACCAAGTGATATGAGCGATGGAGATAGATGTTAGGACATGTGAAAGGGAGCGGAGTTCCTCGCTCTATCCAATCGTAGCTGTAGGATAAAGTTACAAACCGCCCATTTGTTGACAGATAGCTCGACTAGCCAACTGAGTTGTTTGAATTTCGTACCAGGCAGATTAGAGATGCTTACTGAGaaatagaagaaaaaaatccagatcACAGAAAATGACAAAATATACTAGTTTTATAAGCATCCATGATCACAAATCATGACGTTAAAGTGGACCCATTTGCCTTTTATATTCTCAAACTAACAGCAGTGCCTACATGATGTCCTACCACACAGGCGTGACATGCTGGAGTGATGcttctatgcaaatgttgttgatcagtaggctgattggcccagcattgtccagatttgcccggggtaggccgtcattgtaaataagattttgttcttaactgacttgcctagttaaataaaggttgaattaaaaatatttaaaaaactcaGGGCTGGATGCCAAAAGTACTCTTCCTAACATCACTAGAACTCTGTTGGAGCCTGTCTGCctcccagaacacacacacacacacacacacacacacacacacacacacacacacacacacacacacacacacacacacacacacacacacacacacacacacacacacacacacacacacacacacacacacgtacacagtaACCACCTGGAAAGCGCACACACATCtttgtgcagactgcaggacaACGCAAATAGTACTCTCAGCCTTATTAACATCACCAGTCAAAACATTGAGAGCATTAAACACTGACAGATACATTCTTAGGCTTTCAGTCAAAACATGTTGGTTGAACAGTGAACAGTGAGCACAAACCTAAAATGCAAGTGCTAGAACAAGTGCTCAAACGTGGTCTTAACTCAAACAAGGTCGTAAGTGAAACACTAAAGGAATTTCAATTAGGCTAGTGGAATCCGTCACTGTGAGAAGACCCAAGAGGTCACAGAGGCTattgaggtgggggggggttaaagGTCATGAGACACTTGTCATTAATTCAGTGTCGCCCCAACAGCTCTAATCCAGTCTAATGCTAATAGAGAAACCTTACTTTATCTCTACATACCGGAgaagtaggagggagggagagagagagacgagaaagAGGGAGGTACTGAGGCCAGCCCAATTACACACAAGTACATCCCACACAGAGCATTAGACAGCTTTAGAGGATAATAAAGGCATTATCACTCAAGGgctctcacctcacctctctctctctctctctctctctctctctctctctctctctctctctctctctctcaatactgGTTGAACTGCTAACAGATGAAAACTCAGGGCTGGAGGCCAAAAGCACTATTCCTAAATTCACTAAAGCGCTGTTGGAGCCTGTCTGCCTCCCAGAATACACACCCAACCCTTGatcgcacacacaaacacacccatacacacaaccTGTAggcaaacacacaacacacacacacactgtctgtaggATTAAGCGACAGCAGCAGGGACCCTGAGGCAGGGAGGGCCAGGGACAATACAAGGAGAAAGAGCCTGTTTAGTATTCCATAGAGGACCAGGAGGAGGTCTTCACATCTCCATGCCCCAGGGAATGCCACCCAGCATGGGGTAGAGGCAATAAACTAGGCCCCATCGCACCTCTCGGGATGGAAATATTACACTGCAAGAAAAAAGTAGCAGAGTGAAGAGTGTAAATTCCTTACAGgaaacacacaaagaaaaacACACAGTAGGAAGAGTTGTTACGATTTTAGGTGAATGGTGTTAATTAACCCGACTTGACACCTGTTGCTGAATAACTATTTGGGCATGAGGAAGCCGCTTTGCATAGCCAGTGTGTACAGCGTAGGATCTTGCCTGCTGTGTTTGGTGCTGTATGGTGGGCATGGCTAAGAATGAttaaagtatagttcagtagacaGAAGTTGAGCAACTTCCAAAGGTCTTCTCCCTCAAGACATGAGACTCAGATAGGGCTATTACATACAGATGAGTCTCCAATCCATCTGAATTAAAACTCAGTTGAGGGCagacatacaaacaaacaaaatgaacACACActcccttctacacacacacacacacacacacacacacacacacacacacacacacacacacacacacacacacacacacacacacacacacacacacacacacagacagccagacagccagacagccagaccgCGTCACCCCAGCCCTGGTAGTCCAGTACAATAGAGACTGGGAcagtttggtcagggtggg
Protein-coding regions in this window:
- the LOC135537854 gene encoding rab11 family-interacting protein 4A-like isoform X3, which translates into the protein MGCSQLNPSVTSDLSTRSSASLNEEQFEDYGEGEDVDYTPSSPCPEDETRTNGYSDLGSSVPSSAGQSPRKTRHLYNNEMMDVYCSQCCKKVNLLNDLEARLKNLKANSPNRKISSTAFGRQLLHTSNFSSSNGSTEDLFRDSIDSCDIDITEKVSYLEKKVAELENDTLMNGDLKSKLKQENTQLVHRVHELEEQLKDQEARAEQNTEEEQRRHREAYSRMERDKNTELELLLNRVQQLEEENGDISVNMCRLKSQTEKLDEEKQRMTDKLEDTSLRLKDELDLYRKMMDKLRQNRHEFQKEREAMQELIEDLRRELEHLQLFKLETEKPGHGHSSSSGLTEFNAKTREMELEHEVKRHKQRFVSQDFPLTSDLHHLVVSAGARLRHGQTENLKLREQNDDLNGQILSLSLYEAKNLFATQTKAQSLAAEIDNASRDDLMEALKEQEEINFRLRQYMDKIILSILDHNPSILEIKTN
- the LOC135537854 gene encoding rab11 family-interacting protein 4A-like isoform X1 yields the protein MTSMDEGLAGGVLGQGDHHGSPQIMDGRVDKALAHPVLMCTRVSLNPEPGCHLFPEGEEKGEVEGRERAELDMDSAVESNPGSDVSEGGRSRGDKEDGLGGLFFPGDKCSQLNPSVTSDLSTRSSASLNEEQFEDYGEGEDVDYTPSSPCPEDETRTNGYSDLGSSVPSSAGQSPRKTRHLYNNEMMDVYCSQCCKKVNLLNDLEARLKNLKANSPNRKISSTAFGRQLLHTSNFSSSNGSTEDLFRDSIDSCDIDITEKVSYLEKKVAELENDTLMNGDLKSKLKQENTQLVHRVHELEEQLKDQEARAEQNTEEEQRRHREAYSRMERDKNTELELLLNRVQQLEEENGDISVNMCRLKSQTEKLDEEKQRMTDKLEDTSLRLKDELDLYRKMMDKLRQNRHEFQKEREAMQELIEDLRRELEHLQLFKLETEKPGHGHSSSSGLTEFNAKTREMELEHEVKRHKQRFVSQDFPLTSDLHHLVVSAGARLRHGQTENLKLREQNDDLNGQILSLSLYEAKNLFATQTKAQSLAAEIDNASRDDLMEALKEQEEINFRLRQYMDKIILSILDHNPSILEIKTN
- the LOC135537854 gene encoding rab11 family-interacting protein 4A-like isoform X2, with translation MTSMDEGLAGGVLGQGDHHGSPQIMDGRVDKALAHPVLMCTRVSLNPEPGCHLFPEGEEKGEVEGRERAELDMDSAVESNPGSDVSEGGRSRGDKEDGLGGLFFPGDKCSQLNPSVTSDLSTRSSASLNEEQFEDYGEGEDVDYTPSSPCPEDETRTNGYSDLGSSVPSSAGQSPRKTRHLYNNEMMDVYCSQCCKKVNLLNDLEARLKNLKANSPNRKISSTAFGRQLLHTSNFSSSNGSTEDLFRDSIDSCDIDITEKVSYLEKKVAELENDTLMNGDLKSKLKQENTQLVHRVHELEEQLKDQEARAEQNTEEEQRRHREAYSRMERDKNTELELLLNRVQQLEEENGDISVNMCRLKSQTEKLDEEKQRMTDKLEDTSLRLKDELDLYRKMMDKLRQNRHEFQKEREAMQELIEDLRRELEHLQLFKLETEKPGHGHSSSSGLTEFNAKTREMELEHEVKRHKQENLKLREQNDDLNGQILSLSLYEAKNLFATQTKAQSLAAEIDNASRDDLMEALKEQEEINFRLRQYMDKIILSILDHNPSILEIKTN